One Setaria viridis chromosome 7, Setaria_viridis_v4.0, whole genome shotgun sequence genomic region harbors:
- the LOC117865204 gene encoding aquaporin PIP1-1, translating into MEGKEEDVRLGANKYSERQPIGTAAQGSDDKDYKEPPPAPLFEPGELKSWSFYRAGIAEFVATFLFLYISILTVMGVSKSQSKCATVGIQGIAWSFGGMIFALVYCTAGISGGHINPAVTFGLFLARKLSLTRAVFYMIMQCLGAICGAGVVKGFQQGLYMGNGGGANMVAAGYTKGDGLGAEIVGTFILVYTVFSATDAKRNARDSHVPILAPLPIGFAVFLVHLATIPITGTGINPARSLGAAVIYNRRQAWDDHWIFWVGPFIGAALAAIYHQVVIRAIPFKSRS; encoded by the exons ATGGAGGGCAAGGAGGAGGACGTTCGCCTGGGCGCCAACAAGTACTCGGAGCGCCAGCCCATCGGCACGGCGGCGCAGGGCAGCGATGACAAGGACTACAAGGAGCCCCCTCCGGCGCCGCTGTTCGAGCCCGGGGAGCTCAAGTCCTGGTCCTTCTACCGCGCCGGCATCGCCGAGTTCGTCGccaccttcctcttcctctacaTCAGCATCCTCACCGTCATGGGCGTCAGCAAGTCCCAGTCCAAGTGCGCCACCGTCGGCATCCAGGGCATCGCCTGGTCCTTCGGCGGCATGATCTTCGCCCTCGTCTACTGCACCGCCGGCATCTCCG GCGGGCACATCAACCCGGCGGTGACCTTCGGGCTGTTCCTGGCGAGGAAACTGTCGTTGACCAGGGCCGTCTTCTACATGATCATGCAGTGCCTGGGCGCCAtctgcggcgccggcgtcgtcaAGGGCTTCCAGCAGGGGCTGTACAtgggcaacggcggcggcgccaacaTGGTCGCGGCTGGCTACACCAAGGGCGACGGCCTCGGCGCTGAGATCGTCGGCACCTTCATCCTCGTCTACACCGTCTTCTCCGCCACCGACGCCAAGAGGAACGCCAGGGACTCCCACGTCCCG ATCCTTGCCCCGCTGCCAATTGGGTTCGCCGTGTTCCTGGTCCACCTGGCCACCATCCCCATCACCGGCACCGGCATCAACCCGGCGAGGAGCCTTGGCGCCGCCGTCATCTACAACAGGCGCCAAGCCTGGGATGACCAC TGGATCTTCTGGGTCGGCCCCTTCATCGGCGCTGCCCTGGCTGCCATCTACCACCAGGTGGTCATCAGGGCGATCCCGTTCAAGAGCAGGTCttaa